One genomic window of Arachis hypogaea cultivar Tifrunner chromosome 8, arahy.Tifrunner.gnm2.J5K5, whole genome shotgun sequence includes the following:
- the LOC112705747 gene encoding transcriptional corepressor LEUNIG_HOMOLOG isoform X8 translates to MKPATTNMAQPQSNWEADKMLDVYIHDYFVKRKLHNTAKAFMTEGKVSTDPVAIDAPGGFLYEWWSVFWDVFISRTNEKHSEAAAAYIETQQMKAREQQLQMQQLQLMQQRGAQLQRRDPNHPPLGGSLSAMNSEGMLGQQPTNVLAIKMYEDRMKHSHSMESEASPTLIDANRMALLKSGTSHQGQLVHGNSGNMSTALQQLQARTPLTTDIKGEVNLGATPKSLPMDNSVYRQAILQSKSGLGGTGLNPGVTSLPLKGWPLTGIDQLRPGGLGVQVQKPNLTTQSQFLLASQQQQVLAQSQAQNNLGSSNSQGDMDPHRLSTVPRGGLSAKDGQSTSSQVQSGSPKVKMSQAQHSLSQQDHLQQQQLQQNNRKRKQHSSSGPGNSTGTGNTVGPSPNSPPSTHTPGDGINTASSMQHVNSMPKSMMMYGTEATGGLASSSNLLQEDMDRFGDVGTLEDNVESFLSNDGGDEGSLYGSIKQNPAEQQKESSKGFTFAEFGCIRTRNSKVTCCHFSSDGKLLASAGHDNKVVLWNMDTLQTESTPEEHKLVISDVRFRPNSSQLATASIDKSVRLWDAANPSYCVQEYGGHSAAIMSLDFHPKKTDMFCFCDSENAIRYYDITSSSCTHVLKGGNAQVRFQPRVGQVLAAASDKVVSIFDVETDRQIYSLQGHSEAVNYICWDATGDFLATVSQNLVKIWTLASGECIQELSSNANQFHSCVFHPSYSTLLVIGGFSPTRQWPKRSSLLIFLYR, encoded by the exons ATGAAGCCCGCTACCACCAACATGGCTCAGCCGCAGAGTAATTGGGAGGCTGATAAAAT GCTTGATGTTTACATCCATGATTATTTTGTAAAGAGAAAATTACATAACACTGCAAAAGCTTTTATGACAGAAGGCAAAGTTTCCACCGATCCTGTAG CAATTGACGCTCCTGGAGGATTTCTGTACGAGTGGTGGTCTGTCTTTTGGGATGTCTTCATCTCAAGGACAAACGAGAAACATTCTGAGGCTGCTGCAGCTTACATTGAG ACCCAGCAAATGAAGGCTAGAGAACAACAACTTCAGATGCAACAATTGCAACTTATGCAGCAGCGCGGTGCACAGCTGCAACGCCGGGATCCTAATCATCCTCCTCTAGGTGGTTCCTTAAGTGCCATGAACTCTGAAGGAATGTTGGGGCAGCAACCAACAAATGTGTTGGCCATTAAAATGTATGAAGACCGAATGAAACACTCTCATTCAATGGAGTCAGAGGCATCTCCAACACTTATCGATGCAAATAGGATGGCCCTTCTTAAGTCTGGAACAAGTCATCAAGG TCAGTTGGTCCATGGTAATTCAGGAAATATGTCTACTGCATTGCAGCAACTTCAGGCCCGGACTCCTTTGACAACT GACATCAAAGGAGAAGTCAATTTAGGTGCCACTCCCAAGAGTTTGCCTATGGATAACTCCGTGTACAGACAAGCAATTTTACAATCAAAATCCGGGCTAGGCGGCACAG GGTTAAATCCAGGGGTTACAAGTCTTCCACTAAAGGGGTGGCCCTTAACT GGTATTGATCAACTAAGACCTGGCGGTTTGGGCGTACAAGTTCAGAAGCCTAATTTGACAACTCAAAGCCAATTTCTTTTGGCATCACAACAGCAGCAAGTCTTAGCACAGTCTCAGGCACAAAACAACCTTGGAAGTTCTAATAGTCAAGGTGATATGGATCCACATAGACTTTCTACGGTCCCTCGAGGTGGCTTAAGTGCAAAAGATGGTCAATCTACCAGCTCCCAAGTGCAGTCAGGTTCACCTAAG GTGAAGATGTCCCAGGCACAACATTCACTATCTCAACAGGATCATTTGCAGCAGCAGCAACTGCAGCAG AACAACCGGAAAAGGAAACAACATTCTTCTTCTGGACCTGGCAATAGCACTGGTACTGGAAACACAGTAGGTCCTTCACCTAATTCACCACCATCAACTCACACACCTGGTGATGGAATAAATACAGCAAGCAGCATGCAGCATGTTAACAGTATGCCAAAGAGTATGATGATGTATGGTACAGAAGCAACAGGTGGCCTTGCATCGTCTTCTAATTTGCTT CAGGAGGATATGGACCGATTTGGAGATGTTGGTACTTTAGAGGATAATGTGGAATCCTTTCTATCAAATGATGGAGGAGATGAAGGTAGTCTCTATGGAAGTATAAAACAAAATCCGGCTGAGCAACAAAAGGAATCATCAAAAG GTTTCACCTTTGCTGAATTTGGTTGCATACGAACAAGGAACAGCAAAGTTACTTGCTGTCATTTTTCATCTGATGGAAAATTACTTGCCAGTGCTGGACATGACAACAAG GTTGTCCTTTGGAACATGGACACTTTACAGACAGAGAGCACTCCAGAAGAACACAAGTTGGTTATTTCAGATGTCCGTTTTAGACCAAATTCATCTCAGTTGGCGACAGCCTCAATCGATAAATCTGTGCGGTTATGGGATGCAGCCAAT CCAAGCTATTGTGTGCAAGAATACGGTGGGCACAGTGCAGCAATTATGTCTCTTGATTTCCACCCAAAGAAGACTGATATGTTCTGCTTTTGTGATAGTGAAAATGCAATTCGGTACTATGATATTACTTCATCCTCCTGCACGCATGTATTGAAG GGTGGAAATGCTCAAGTGCGGTTTCAGCCTAGAGTGGGGCAAGTACTAGCAGCAGCTTCTGACAAAGTAGTGTCAATTTTTGATGTTGAAACCGACAGACAAATTTATTCACTTCAG GGACACTCTGAAGCGGTGAACTATATTTGCTGGGATGCAACTGGAGATTTCTTGGCAACTGTGAGTCaaaatttggtgaagatttgGACACTGGCCTCTGGAGAATGCATTCAGGAGCTTAGCTCAAATGCAAACCAGTTCCATTCTTGTGTCTTTCATCCAAGCTATTCAACTTTGTTGGTGATTGGAGGGTTTTCG CCAACTCGCCAGTGGCCTAAACGTTCTTCCCTTCTAATCTTCCTATACAGATGA
- the LOC112705747 gene encoding transcriptional corepressor LEUNIG_HOMOLOG isoform X7, whose protein sequence is MKPATTNMAQPQSNWEADKMLDVYIHDYFVKRKLHNTAKAFMTEGKVSTDPVAIDAPGGFLYEWWSVFWDVFISRTNEKHSEAAAAYIETQQMKAREQQLQMQQLQLMQQRGAQLQRRDPNHPPLGGSLSAMNSEGMLGQQPTNVLAIKMYEDRMKHSHSMESEASPTLIDANRMALLKSGTSHQGQLVHGNSGNMSTALQQLQARTPLTTDIKGEVNLGATPKSLPMDNSVYRQAILQSKSGLGGTGLNPGVTSLPLKGWPLTGIDQLRPGGLGVQVQKPNLTTQSQFLLASQQQQVLAQSQAQNNLGSSNSQGDMDPHRLSTVPRGGLSAKDGQSTSSQVQSGSPKVKMSQAQHSLSQQDHLQQQQLQQNNRKRKQHSSSGPGNSTGTGNTVGPSPNSPPSTHTPGDGINTASSMQHVNSMPKSMMMYGTEATGGLASSSNLLEDMDRFGDVGTLEDNVESFLSNDGGDEGSLYGSIKQNPAEQQKESSKGFTFAEFGCIRTRNSKVTCCHFSSDGKLLASAGHDNKVVLWNMDTLQTESTPEEHKLVISDVRFRPNSSQLATASIDKSVRLWDAANPSYCVQEYGGHSAAIMSLDFHPKKTDMFCFCDSENAIRYYDITSSSCTHVLKGGNAQVRFQPRVGQVLAAASDKVVSIFDVETDRQIYSLQGHSEAVNYICWDATGDFLATVSQNLVKIWTLASGECIQELSSNANQFHSCVFHPSYSTLLVIGGFSPTRQWPKRSSLLIFLYR, encoded by the exons ATGAAGCCCGCTACCACCAACATGGCTCAGCCGCAGAGTAATTGGGAGGCTGATAAAAT GCTTGATGTTTACATCCATGATTATTTTGTAAAGAGAAAATTACATAACACTGCAAAAGCTTTTATGACAGAAGGCAAAGTTTCCACCGATCCTGTAG CAATTGACGCTCCTGGAGGATTTCTGTACGAGTGGTGGTCTGTCTTTTGGGATGTCTTCATCTCAAGGACAAACGAGAAACATTCTGAGGCTGCTGCAGCTTACATTGAG ACCCAGCAAATGAAGGCTAGAGAACAACAACTTCAGATGCAACAATTGCAACTTATGCAGCAGCGCGGTGCACAGCTGCAACGCCGGGATCCTAATCATCCTCCTCTAGGTGGTTCCTTAAGTGCCATGAACTCTGAAGGAATGTTGGGGCAGCAACCAACAAATGTGTTGGCCATTAAAATGTATGAAGACCGAATGAAACACTCTCATTCAATGGAGTCAGAGGCATCTCCAACACTTATCGATGCAAATAGGATGGCCCTTCTTAAGTCTGGAACAAGTCATCAAGG TCAGTTGGTCCATGGTAATTCAGGAAATATGTCTACTGCATTGCAGCAACTTCAGGCCCGGACTCCTTTGACAACT GACATCAAAGGAGAAGTCAATTTAGGTGCCACTCCCAAGAGTTTGCCTATGGATAACTCCGTGTACAGACAAGCAATTTTACAATCAAAATCCGGGCTAGGCGGCACAG GGTTAAATCCAGGGGTTACAAGTCTTCCACTAAAGGGGTGGCCCTTAACT GGTATTGATCAACTAAGACCTGGCGGTTTGGGCGTACAAGTTCAGAAGCCTAATTTGACAACTCAAAGCCAATTTCTTTTGGCATCACAACAGCAGCAAGTCTTAGCACAGTCTCAGGCACAAAACAACCTTGGAAGTTCTAATAGTCAAGGTGATATGGATCCACATAGACTTTCTACGGTCCCTCGAGGTGGCTTAAGTGCAAAAGATGGTCAATCTACCAGCTCCCAAGTGCAGTCAGGTTCACCTAAG GTGAAGATGTCCCAGGCACAACATTCACTATCTCAACAGGATCATTTGCAGCAGCAGCAACTGCAGCAG AACAACCGGAAAAGGAAACAACATTCTTCTTCTGGACCTGGCAATAGCACTGGTACTGGAAACACAGTAGGTCCTTCACCTAATTCACCACCATCAACTCACACACCTGGTGATGGAATAAATACAGCAAGCAGCATGCAGCATGTTAACAGTATGCCAAAGAGTATGATGATGTATGGTACAGAAGCAACAGGTGGCCTTGCATCGTCTTCTAATTTGCTT GAGGATATGGACCGATTTGGAGATGTTGGTACTTTAGAGGATAATGTGGAATCCTTTCTATCAAATGATGGAGGAGATGAAGGTAGTCTCTATGGAAGTATAAAACAAAATCCGGCTGAGCAACAAAAGGAATCATCAAAAG GTTTCACCTTTGCTGAATTTGGTTGCATACGAACAAGGAACAGCAAAGTTACTTGCTGTCATTTTTCATCTGATGGAAAATTACTTGCCAGTGCTGGACATGACAACAAG GTTGTCCTTTGGAACATGGACACTTTACAGACAGAGAGCACTCCAGAAGAACACAAGTTGGTTATTTCAGATGTCCGTTTTAGACCAAATTCATCTCAGTTGGCGACAGCCTCAATCGATAAATCTGTGCGGTTATGGGATGCAGCCAAT CCAAGCTATTGTGTGCAAGAATACGGTGGGCACAGTGCAGCAATTATGTCTCTTGATTTCCACCCAAAGAAGACTGATATGTTCTGCTTTTGTGATAGTGAAAATGCAATTCGGTACTATGATATTACTTCATCCTCCTGCACGCATGTATTGAAG GGTGGAAATGCTCAAGTGCGGTTTCAGCCTAGAGTGGGGCAAGTACTAGCAGCAGCTTCTGACAAAGTAGTGTCAATTTTTGATGTTGAAACCGACAGACAAATTTATTCACTTCAG GGACACTCTGAAGCGGTGAACTATATTTGCTGGGATGCAACTGGAGATTTCTTGGCAACTGTGAGTCaaaatttggtgaagatttgGACACTGGCCTCTGGAGAATGCATTCAGGAGCTTAGCTCAAATGCAAACCAGTTCCATTCTTGTGTCTTTCATCCAAGCTATTCAACTTTGTTGGTGATTGGAGGGTTTTCG CCAACTCGCCAGTGGCCTAAACGTTCTTCCCTTCTAATCTTCCTATACAGATGA
- the LOC112705747 gene encoding transcriptional corepressor LEUNIG_HOMOLOG isoform X5 translates to MKPATTNMAQPQSNWEADKMLDVYIHDYFVKRKLHNTAKAFMTEGKVSTDPVAIDAPGGFLYEWWSVFWDVFISRTNEKHSEAAAAYIETQQMKAREQQLQMQQLQLMQQRGAQLQRRDPNHPPLGGSLSAMNSEGMLGQQPTNVLAIKMYEDRMKHSHSMESEASPTLIDANRMALLKSGTSHQGQLVHGNSGNMSTALQQLQARTPLTTDIKGEVNLGATPKSLPMDNSVYRQAILQSKSGLGGTGLNPGVTSLPLKGWPLTGIDQLRPGGLGVQVQKPNLTTQSQFLLASQQQQVLAQSQAQNNLGSSNSQGDMDPHRLSTVPRGGLSAKDGQSTSSQVQSGSPKQVKMSQAQHSLSQQDHLQQQQLQQNNRKRKQHSSSGPGNSTGTGNTVGPSPNSPPSTHTPGDGINTASSMQHVNSMPKSMMMYGTEATGGLASSSNLLQEDMDRFGDVGTLEDNVESFLSNDGGDEGSLYGSIKQNPAEQQKESSKGFTFAEFGCIRTRNSKVTCCHFSSDGKLLASAGHDNKVVLWNMDTLQTESTPEEHKLVISDVRFRPNSSQLATASIDKSVRLWDAANPSYCVQEYGGHSAAIMSLDFHPKKTDMFCFCDSENAIRYYDITSSSCTHVLKGGNAQVRFQPRVGQVLAAASDKVVSIFDVETDRQIYSLQGHSEAVNYICWDATGDFLATVSQNLVKIWTLASGECIQELSSNANQFHSCVFHPSYSTLLVIGGFSPTRQWPKRSSLLIFLYR, encoded by the exons ATGAAGCCCGCTACCACCAACATGGCTCAGCCGCAGAGTAATTGGGAGGCTGATAAAAT GCTTGATGTTTACATCCATGATTATTTTGTAAAGAGAAAATTACATAACACTGCAAAAGCTTTTATGACAGAAGGCAAAGTTTCCACCGATCCTGTAG CAATTGACGCTCCTGGAGGATTTCTGTACGAGTGGTGGTCTGTCTTTTGGGATGTCTTCATCTCAAGGACAAACGAGAAACATTCTGAGGCTGCTGCAGCTTACATTGAG ACCCAGCAAATGAAGGCTAGAGAACAACAACTTCAGATGCAACAATTGCAACTTATGCAGCAGCGCGGTGCACAGCTGCAACGCCGGGATCCTAATCATCCTCCTCTAGGTGGTTCCTTAAGTGCCATGAACTCTGAAGGAATGTTGGGGCAGCAACCAACAAATGTGTTGGCCATTAAAATGTATGAAGACCGAATGAAACACTCTCATTCAATGGAGTCAGAGGCATCTCCAACACTTATCGATGCAAATAGGATGGCCCTTCTTAAGTCTGGAACAAGTCATCAAGG TCAGTTGGTCCATGGTAATTCAGGAAATATGTCTACTGCATTGCAGCAACTTCAGGCCCGGACTCCTTTGACAACT GACATCAAAGGAGAAGTCAATTTAGGTGCCACTCCCAAGAGTTTGCCTATGGATAACTCCGTGTACAGACAAGCAATTTTACAATCAAAATCCGGGCTAGGCGGCACAG GGTTAAATCCAGGGGTTACAAGTCTTCCACTAAAGGGGTGGCCCTTAACT GGTATTGATCAACTAAGACCTGGCGGTTTGGGCGTACAAGTTCAGAAGCCTAATTTGACAACTCAAAGCCAATTTCTTTTGGCATCACAACAGCAGCAAGTCTTAGCACAGTCTCAGGCACAAAACAACCTTGGAAGTTCTAATAGTCAAGGTGATATGGATCCACATAGACTTTCTACGGTCCCTCGAGGTGGCTTAAGTGCAAAAGATGGTCAATCTACCAGCTCCCAAGTGCAGTCAGGTTCACCTAAG CAGGTGAAGATGTCCCAGGCACAACATTCACTATCTCAACAGGATCATTTGCAGCAGCAGCAACTGCAGCAG AACAACCGGAAAAGGAAACAACATTCTTCTTCTGGACCTGGCAATAGCACTGGTACTGGAAACACAGTAGGTCCTTCACCTAATTCACCACCATCAACTCACACACCTGGTGATGGAATAAATACAGCAAGCAGCATGCAGCATGTTAACAGTATGCCAAAGAGTATGATGATGTATGGTACAGAAGCAACAGGTGGCCTTGCATCGTCTTCTAATTTGCTT CAGGAGGATATGGACCGATTTGGAGATGTTGGTACTTTAGAGGATAATGTGGAATCCTTTCTATCAAATGATGGAGGAGATGAAGGTAGTCTCTATGGAAGTATAAAACAAAATCCGGCTGAGCAACAAAAGGAATCATCAAAAG GTTTCACCTTTGCTGAATTTGGTTGCATACGAACAAGGAACAGCAAAGTTACTTGCTGTCATTTTTCATCTGATGGAAAATTACTTGCCAGTGCTGGACATGACAACAAG GTTGTCCTTTGGAACATGGACACTTTACAGACAGAGAGCACTCCAGAAGAACACAAGTTGGTTATTTCAGATGTCCGTTTTAGACCAAATTCATCTCAGTTGGCGACAGCCTCAATCGATAAATCTGTGCGGTTATGGGATGCAGCCAAT CCAAGCTATTGTGTGCAAGAATACGGTGGGCACAGTGCAGCAATTATGTCTCTTGATTTCCACCCAAAGAAGACTGATATGTTCTGCTTTTGTGATAGTGAAAATGCAATTCGGTACTATGATATTACTTCATCCTCCTGCACGCATGTATTGAAG GGTGGAAATGCTCAAGTGCGGTTTCAGCCTAGAGTGGGGCAAGTACTAGCAGCAGCTTCTGACAAAGTAGTGTCAATTTTTGATGTTGAAACCGACAGACAAATTTATTCACTTCAG GGACACTCTGAAGCGGTGAACTATATTTGCTGGGATGCAACTGGAGATTTCTTGGCAACTGTGAGTCaaaatttggtgaagatttgGACACTGGCCTCTGGAGAATGCATTCAGGAGCTTAGCTCAAATGCAAACCAGTTCCATTCTTGTGTCTTTCATCCAAGCTATTCAACTTTGTTGGTGATTGGAGGGTTTTCG CCAACTCGCCAGTGGCCTAAACGTTCTTCCCTTCTAATCTTCCTATACAGATGA
- the LOC112705747 gene encoding transcriptional corepressor LEUNIG_HOMOLOG isoform X6, with product MKPATTNMAQPQSNWEADKMLDVYIHDYFVKRKLHNTAKAFMTEGKVSTDPVAIDAPGGFLYEWWSVFWDVFISRTNEKHSEAAAAYIETQQMKAREQQLQMQQLQLMQQRGAQLQRRDPNHPPLGGSLSAMNSEGMLGQQPTNVLAIKMYEDRMKHSHSMESEASPTLIDANRMALLKSGTSHQGQLVHGNSGNMSTALQQLQARTPLTTDIKGEVNLGATPKSLPMDNSVYRQAILQSKSGLGGTGLNPGVTSLPLKGWPLTGIDQLRPGGLGVQVQKPNLTTQSQFLLASQQQQVLAQSQAQNNLGSSNSQGDMDPHRLSTVPRGGLSAKDGQSTSSQVQSGSPKQVKMSQAQHSLSQQDHLQQQQLQQNNRKRKQHSSSGPGNSTGTGNTVGPSPNSPPSTHTPGDGINTASSMQHVNSMPKSMMMYGTEATGGLASSSNLLEDMDRFGDVGTLEDNVESFLSNDGGDEGSLYGSIKQNPAEQQKESSKGFTFAEFGCIRTRNSKVTCCHFSSDGKLLASAGHDNKVVLWNMDTLQTESTPEEHKLVISDVRFRPNSSQLATASIDKSVRLWDAANPSYCVQEYGGHSAAIMSLDFHPKKTDMFCFCDSENAIRYYDITSSSCTHVLKGGNAQVRFQPRVGQVLAAASDKVVSIFDVETDRQIYSLQGHSEAVNYICWDATGDFLATVSQNLVKIWTLASGECIQELSSNANQFHSCVFHPSYSTLLVIGGFSPTRQWPKRSSLLIFLYR from the exons ATGAAGCCCGCTACCACCAACATGGCTCAGCCGCAGAGTAATTGGGAGGCTGATAAAAT GCTTGATGTTTACATCCATGATTATTTTGTAAAGAGAAAATTACATAACACTGCAAAAGCTTTTATGACAGAAGGCAAAGTTTCCACCGATCCTGTAG CAATTGACGCTCCTGGAGGATTTCTGTACGAGTGGTGGTCTGTCTTTTGGGATGTCTTCATCTCAAGGACAAACGAGAAACATTCTGAGGCTGCTGCAGCTTACATTGAG ACCCAGCAAATGAAGGCTAGAGAACAACAACTTCAGATGCAACAATTGCAACTTATGCAGCAGCGCGGTGCACAGCTGCAACGCCGGGATCCTAATCATCCTCCTCTAGGTGGTTCCTTAAGTGCCATGAACTCTGAAGGAATGTTGGGGCAGCAACCAACAAATGTGTTGGCCATTAAAATGTATGAAGACCGAATGAAACACTCTCATTCAATGGAGTCAGAGGCATCTCCAACACTTATCGATGCAAATAGGATGGCCCTTCTTAAGTCTGGAACAAGTCATCAAGG TCAGTTGGTCCATGGTAATTCAGGAAATATGTCTACTGCATTGCAGCAACTTCAGGCCCGGACTCCTTTGACAACT GACATCAAAGGAGAAGTCAATTTAGGTGCCACTCCCAAGAGTTTGCCTATGGATAACTCCGTGTACAGACAAGCAATTTTACAATCAAAATCCGGGCTAGGCGGCACAG GGTTAAATCCAGGGGTTACAAGTCTTCCACTAAAGGGGTGGCCCTTAACT GGTATTGATCAACTAAGACCTGGCGGTTTGGGCGTACAAGTTCAGAAGCCTAATTTGACAACTCAAAGCCAATTTCTTTTGGCATCACAACAGCAGCAAGTCTTAGCACAGTCTCAGGCACAAAACAACCTTGGAAGTTCTAATAGTCAAGGTGATATGGATCCACATAGACTTTCTACGGTCCCTCGAGGTGGCTTAAGTGCAAAAGATGGTCAATCTACCAGCTCCCAAGTGCAGTCAGGTTCACCTAAG CAGGTGAAGATGTCCCAGGCACAACATTCACTATCTCAACAGGATCATTTGCAGCAGCAGCAACTGCAGCAG AACAACCGGAAAAGGAAACAACATTCTTCTTCTGGACCTGGCAATAGCACTGGTACTGGAAACACAGTAGGTCCTTCACCTAATTCACCACCATCAACTCACACACCTGGTGATGGAATAAATACAGCAAGCAGCATGCAGCATGTTAACAGTATGCCAAAGAGTATGATGATGTATGGTACAGAAGCAACAGGTGGCCTTGCATCGTCTTCTAATTTGCTT GAGGATATGGACCGATTTGGAGATGTTGGTACTTTAGAGGATAATGTGGAATCCTTTCTATCAAATGATGGAGGAGATGAAGGTAGTCTCTATGGAAGTATAAAACAAAATCCGGCTGAGCAACAAAAGGAATCATCAAAAG GTTTCACCTTTGCTGAATTTGGTTGCATACGAACAAGGAACAGCAAAGTTACTTGCTGTCATTTTTCATCTGATGGAAAATTACTTGCCAGTGCTGGACATGACAACAAG GTTGTCCTTTGGAACATGGACACTTTACAGACAGAGAGCACTCCAGAAGAACACAAGTTGGTTATTTCAGATGTCCGTTTTAGACCAAATTCATCTCAGTTGGCGACAGCCTCAATCGATAAATCTGTGCGGTTATGGGATGCAGCCAAT CCAAGCTATTGTGTGCAAGAATACGGTGGGCACAGTGCAGCAATTATGTCTCTTGATTTCCACCCAAAGAAGACTGATATGTTCTGCTTTTGTGATAGTGAAAATGCAATTCGGTACTATGATATTACTTCATCCTCCTGCACGCATGTATTGAAG GGTGGAAATGCTCAAGTGCGGTTTCAGCCTAGAGTGGGGCAAGTACTAGCAGCAGCTTCTGACAAAGTAGTGTCAATTTTTGATGTTGAAACCGACAGACAAATTTATTCACTTCAG GGACACTCTGAAGCGGTGAACTATATTTGCTGGGATGCAACTGGAGATTTCTTGGCAACTGTGAGTCaaaatttggtgaagatttgGACACTGGCCTCTGGAGAATGCATTCAGGAGCTTAGCTCAAATGCAAACCAGTTCCATTCTTGTGTCTTTCATCCAAGCTATTCAACTTTGTTGGTGATTGGAGGGTTTTCG CCAACTCGCCAGTGGCCTAAACGTTCTTCCCTTCTAATCTTCCTATACAGATGA